In Schistocerca americana isolate TAMUIC-IGC-003095 chromosome 7, iqSchAmer2.1, whole genome shotgun sequence, a single genomic region encodes these proteins:
- the LOC124622506 gene encoding myogenesis-regulating glycosidase-like has translation MVQALPATAVPLLVALGLLVAPAAASLSTRYDEAAGRVQILSHKDGSEVEIGYIPISSEQRSHAPRHVRGTNGESFYFGDHKIAFRRQGREGRCLGVRQWVSTPQTVLTSCQNHLTSHIYGGIEKREQKFLIEDTKYENFPYITDQSIQAGIAVRYWLFSDGRFVYVHSNVPLFINQNTNQSVNAICFTAENKSPYPADRADNLLEWDLCSFEDAREAHEFAVQNYLGKPTAIPDDSMVLSPVWATLVRYGKNTTEESVRKLANEVIAHGFNKSHIEIDQKWETCYGSQTFDTTKFPDIKKLTDDLHDLGFRVVLWNHPFVNKGCEPYYSEALEKGYFVTNANGKTETKFQNEVAGAVDFTNPDAVSWWTNRLLALLEETGIDGFEFTAGEVDYLPQPANIEPKEVSPIAYSDAFAQTIAQFGSMVSIQTGVESQKLPNFFLMDIVLNSWSGHGGYDTLIPKLLQINLVGHPFVLPEMIGGSVQNDQPASSELFLRWLEATVFMPVVKFSYTPWDYDNETLEIARNLTDLHAKYAPRILELMQKAVEDGTPVNLPVWWLDPTDSTAQTIDSEFLLGEDILVAPVIYHKNTARDIYLPKGTWRDEVDPEHPTIEGPTWLRDYPAPLNTLPYFTRITSS, from the exons ATGGTACAAG CTCTGCCCGCGACCGCCGTGCCGCTGCTGGTGGCGCTCGGCCTGCTGGTGGCTCCCGCCGCAGCCAGCCTCAGCACCCGCTACGACGAGGCTGCTGGCCGCGTGCAGATTCTCTCCCACAAAG ATGGCAGCGAAGTGGAAATCGGCTACATCCCAATCAGCAGCGAGCAGCGCTCACATGCGCCACGTCATGTGAGAGGCACTAACGGAGAATCCTTCTACTTTGGAGACCATAAAATCGCCTTCCGGCGCCAAGGACGAGAAGGTCGTTGCCTCGGTGTCCGGCAGTGGGTCAGCACACCCCAGACGGTGCTCACCAGTTGTCAGAACCACTTGACCAGCCACATCTATGGCGGGATCGAGAAGAGAGAGCAAAAGTTTCTCATCGAGGATACCAAGTACGAGAACTTCCCGTACATTACAGACCAAAGCATACAAGCTGGCATTGCCGTGCGCTACTGGCTTTTCTCCGACGGCAGATTCGTCTACGTTCATTCGAACGTCCCTCTTTTCATCAACCAGAATACAAACCAGTCAGTAAATGCTATCTGTTTTACTGCTGAGAACAAGTCTCCCTACCCAGCCGATCGAGCCGACAACCTGCTGGAGTGGGACCTGTGTTCATTCGAGGACGCCAGGGAGGCCCACGAGTTTGCTGTCCAAAACTACCTAGGCAAGCCGACTGCAATCCCAGACGACTCCATGGTGCTGAGTCCCGTTTGGGCTACCTTGGTCCGATACGGCAAAAACACTACTGAGGAGTCGGTGCGGAAACTCGCCAACGAGGTGATTGCCCATGGTTTCAACAAGAGCCACATCGAAATTGATCAAAAGTGGGAGACCTGTTACGGAAGCCAGACGTTTGACACCACCAAGTTTCCCGACATAAAGAAGCTCACTGACGATCTTCACGATCTGGGGTTCCGTGTAGTGCTGTGGAATCATCCCTTTGTAAACAAAGGCTGTGAGCCGTATTACTCCGAGGCACTGGAGAAAGGCTACTTCGTGACCAACGCGAATGGTAAAACCGAGACCAAGTTTCAGAATGAAGTTGCTGGCGCTGTCGACTTCACCAATCCTGATGCAGTATCCTGGTGGACGAACCGACTCTTG GCGCTTCTAGAAGAGACTGGTATCGACGGATTCGAGTTCACCGCTGGGGAGGTGGACTACCTGCCGCAGCCGGCCAACATAGAGCCCAAGGAGGTCAGCCCGATAGCCTACTCTGACGCATTCGCGCAGACGATCGCCCAGTTCGGCTCCATGGTGTCGATACAGACGGGTGTGGAGAGCCAGAAGCTGCCCAACTTCTTCCTCATGGACATCGTGCTAAACTCCTGGTCGGGCCACGGCGGCTACGACACGCTCATTCCCAAGCTGCTGCAGATCAACCTGGTCGGACACCCCTTCGTGCTGCCGGAAATGATCGGCGGTTCAGTTCAGAACGACCAGCCGGCATCCAGCGAATTGTTCCTGCGTTGGCTGGAAGCCACAGTCTTCATGCCTGTTGTGAAATTTTCCTACACGCCGTGGGACTACGACAACGAG ACGCTGGAGATCGCCCGCAACTTGACTGACCTGCACGCCAAGTACGCGCCGCGCATCCTGGAGCTGATGCAGAAGGCGGTGGAGGACGGCACGCCGGTCAACCTGCCCGTCTGGTGGCTCGACCCCACAGACTCCACGGCACAGACCATCGACTCAG AGTTCCTTCTGGGCGAAGACATCCTTGTGGCGCCGGTGATCTACCACAAAAACACCGCACGAGACATCTACCTACCAAAGGGCACCTGGAGGGACGAGGTGGACCCCGAGCACCCCACAATAGAGGGCCCCACCTGGCTCCGCGACTACCCGGCGCCTCTCAACACGCTGCCCTACTTCACCAGGATCACCTCGTCATAG